In Kangiella profundi, one DNA window encodes the following:
- the ahcY gene encoding adenosylhomocysteinase, with protein sequence MTDHIIKDIALADWGHKEIDIAKSEMPGLMAIREEYGSEQPLKGARIAGSLHMTIQTAMLIETLVALGAEVRWASCNIYSTQDHAAAAIADQGIPVFAYKGETLDEYWEYTHHIMEWHDGGSPNMILDDGGDATTLLILGTRAEKDISVLDNPKSEEEVALFKAIKVKLSEDSNFYSRTLANIQGVTEETTTGVARLYQMKKRGELPFPAINVNDSVTKSKFDNLYGCRESLVDGIKRATDVMIAGKISIVCGYGDVGKGSAQSLRGLGATVWVTEIDPICALQAAMEGFRVVDLEDPNIVEQADIFVTATGNYDIIRHEHMVRMKDQAIVCNIGHFDNEIDVASLEKYEWINVKEQVDQIKFPDGKRITLLAKGRLVNLGCATGHPSFVMSNSFTNQVLAQIELWKNGDKYDNDVYILPKHLDEKVAKLHLERIGARLTTLRQDQADYINVPVEGPYKPEHYRY encoded by the coding sequence ATGACTGACCACATCATTAAAGATATTGCTCTAGCCGATTGGGGCCACAAAGAAATTGATATCGCAAAAAGCGAAATGCCTGGCCTTATGGCAATTCGTGAAGAATATGGTTCAGAACAACCTCTAAAGGGTGCTCGCATTGCGGGTTCTCTACACATGACAATTCAAACAGCTATGCTAATCGAAACACTTGTTGCACTTGGTGCAGAAGTTCGTTGGGCATCATGTAATATTTACTCGACTCAGGATCATGCTGCTGCGGCAATTGCGGATCAGGGCATTCCAGTGTTTGCTTACAAAGGCGAAACTCTCGATGAGTACTGGGAATACACGCATCACATCATGGAATGGCATGATGGTGGTTCACCTAATATGATTCTTGATGATGGTGGTGATGCAACAACTCTTCTTATTCTTGGTACTCGCGCTGAAAAAGATATTTCAGTTTTAGATAATCCAAAAAGTGAGGAAGAAGTTGCTTTGTTCAAAGCAATTAAAGTGAAGCTTTCTGAAGATAGCAATTTCTATTCACGCACGTTAGCCAATATCCAAGGTGTAACGGAAGAAACCACTACAGGTGTTGCACGTCTTTATCAGATGAAAAAGCGTGGCGAACTTCCTTTCCCAGCAATCAATGTTAACGACTCAGTAACCAAGTCTAAGTTTGATAACCTTTACGGCTGCCGTGAATCATTGGTTGACGGTATCAAACGTGCAACTGACGTTATGATTGCAGGTAAAATCTCTATTGTTTGTGGTTATGGTGATGTGGGTAAAGGTTCTGCACAATCACTTCGTGGTTTAGGTGCGACAGTATGGGTTACTGAAATCGACCCAATCTGTGCCTTACAGGCGGCGATGGAAGGGTTCCGTGTCGTTGACCTTGAAGATCCAAACATTGTTGAGCAGGCTGATATTTTTGTAACTGCTACCGGTAACTACGACATCATTCGCCATGAACACATGGTTCGCATGAAAGATCAGGCTATCGTTTGTAATATTGGTCACTTCGATAATGAAATTGATGTAGCCAGCCTTGAGAAATATGAGTGGATCAACGTTAAAGAGCAAGTTGATCAAATCAAATTCCCAGATGGCAAACGCATCACCTTATTGGCAAAAGGTCGTCTGGTGAACCTTGGTTGTGCAACTGGCCACCCAAGCTTCGTAATGTCCAACTCGTTCACCAATCAGGTGTTGGCTCAGATTGAGTTATGGAAAAATGGCGACAAGTATGACAACGATGTTTATATCTTACCTAAGCATTTAGACGAGAAAGTTGCCAAATTGCACCTTGAAAGAATTGGTGCTCGTTTAACAACGCTTCGTCAAGATCAGGCAGATTACATTAATGTACCGGTTGAAGGCCCTTACAAGCCTGAACATTACCGTTATTAA
- the metK gene encoding methionine adenosyltransferase, with translation MSNYSVFTSESVSEGHPDKIADQISDAVLDAILAQDINARVAVETMVKTGMVIVAGEVATSAWVDIEELARNTIKQIGYNSSEMGFDWESCAVLNAIGKQSPDIAQGVDRDDPEAQGAGDQGLMFGYASNETDVLMPAPITYSHRLVQKQAELRKNGTLAWLRPDAKSQLTFRYENDKPVGIDAVVLSTQHDPEISQKDLQEAVIEEIIKPVLPAEWISDKTKYFVNPTGKFVIGGPMGDCGLTGRKIIVDTYGGMARHGGGAFSGKDPSKVDRSAAYAGRYVAKNIVAAGLADRCEIQVSYAIGVAEPTSISVNTFGTGKISEDKLVELVREHFDLRPRGLTKMLNLLQPIYQATAAYGHFGRTEDSFTWEKTDKAEALRAAAGL, from the coding sequence ATGAGCAATTATTCCGTATTCACGTCGGAGTCCGTTTCTGAAGGACATCCAGACAAAATTGCCGATCAAATTTCCGATGCAGTTCTTGATGCGATCCTAGCACAGGATATCAACGCTCGCGTTGCAGTTGAGACCATGGTTAAAACCGGCATGGTCATTGTTGCTGGTGAAGTAGCCACTTCCGCGTGGGTTGATATTGAAGAACTAGCTCGTAACACCATTAAGCAAATTGGCTATAACAGCTCGGAAATGGGTTTTGACTGGGAATCCTGTGCCGTACTAAACGCCATCGGCAAACAAAGTCCGGACATTGCTCAAGGTGTTGACCGTGACGATCCAGAAGCGCAAGGCGCAGGGGATCAGGGTTTGATGTTCGGTTATGCATCAAACGAAACCGACGTGTTAATGCCAGCACCTATCACTTATTCTCACCGTCTGGTTCAAAAGCAGGCTGAGCTTCGTAAGAATGGCACTTTGGCTTGGTTACGCCCAGATGCCAAAAGTCAGCTGACTTTCCGTTATGAAAATGACAAGCCTGTTGGTATCGATGCGGTGGTATTATCAACACAGCATGATCCAGAGATTTCGCAAAAAGATTTGCAGGAAGCTGTGATTGAAGAAATCATCAAACCTGTTCTTCCAGCGGAATGGATTAGCGATAAAACCAAATACTTCGTTAATCCAACGGGTAAGTTTGTTATCGGTGGCCCAATGGGCGACTGCGGCTTAACCGGTCGTAAAATTATCGTTGATACCTACGGCGGCATGGCCCGTCATGGTGGCGGCGCTTTCTCCGGTAAGGATCCATCAAAAGTAGACCGCAGTGCTGCTTACGCAGGCCGTTACGTTGCCAAGAATATCGTTGCAGCCGGTCTTGCAGATCGTTGTGAGATTCAGGTTTCTTACGCTATCGGTGTTGCCGAACCAACGTCTATCAGCGTTAATACTTTTGGCACCGGTAAAATCAGCGAAGATAAATTAGTTGAGCTGGTACGCGAGCATTTTGACCTTCGTCCTCGTGGCTTAACAAAGATGCTTAATTTGTTGCAGCCAATTTATCAGGCCACAGCAGCATATGGTCACTTTGGCCGTACTGAAGACAGTTTTACCTGGGAAAAAACAGATAAAGCTGAAGCATTGCGTGCTGCTGCAGGTCTATAA
- a CDS encoding ion transporter has product MTPEFKYRKHKFDEGEPLSPWREKIHEVIFEADTFAGKTFDVALIITIFISVLAVMLDSVQVISVQYGSMLFAAEWAFTILFTIEYILRLISVRKPMLYAKSFYGVVDLLSILPTYLTLIIVDAKYFLVIRILRVLRIFRIFKLANYMGEASMMMNALRNSRAKISVFLYTVLMSVVVFGSLVYVIEGPENGFSSIPKSVYWAIVTLTTVGYGDISPQTPVGQFLASCIMILGYGLIAVPTGIYSAEITREAMKKKDVTNNACPSCAYEGHDKDAEFCKKCGAKL; this is encoded by the coding sequence ATGACGCCAGAATTTAAATACAGAAAACATAAGTTTGATGAAGGGGAACCACTGTCTCCCTGGCGGGAAAAGATTCATGAAGTCATATTTGAGGCAGATACCTTTGCCGGAAAAACCTTCGATGTCGCCTTAATAATCACCATCTTCATCAGCGTTCTGGCGGTAATGCTTGATAGTGTCCAGGTTATTTCTGTTCAATATGGAAGCATGTTGTTCGCAGCAGAATGGGCCTTTACCATTCTATTCACCATTGAATATATTTTACGGCTGATAAGTGTTCGCAAGCCTATGCTGTACGCAAAGAGCTTTTATGGCGTCGTCGATCTATTATCTATTCTGCCGACTTACCTGACATTGATCATCGTTGACGCAAAATACTTCCTGGTCATTCGAATCTTAAGGGTTTTAAGAATATTCAGGATATTCAAGCTGGCAAATTATATGGGCGAGGCCAGTATGATGATGAATGCGCTACGTAACAGCCGCGCTAAAATCAGTGTTTTCCTGTATACCGTATTGATGTCAGTAGTAGTGTTTGGATCGTTAGTTTACGTCATCGAAGGTCCAGAAAATGGTTTCAGCAGCATTCCAAAGTCGGTTTACTGGGCAATCGTAACATTGACAACCGTTGGGTATGGCGACATTTCACCACAAACTCCTGTCGGTCAGTTTTTAGCATCCTGCATTATGATTCTAGGTTATGGATTAATTGCGGTACCAACAGGGATTTACAGCGCAGAAATAACCCGCGAGGCTATGAAAAAGAAAGATGTCACCAATAATGCATGCCCTTCTTGTGCCTATGAAGGTCATGATAAAGACGCAGAATTTTGTAAAAAATGTGGAGCTAAACTATAA
- a CDS encoding PKD domain-containing protein, with protein MKKIQYGILVAILPLVLAFSYYLTFSATKPISIVEDINQSSVTAKLSTANDNIAFKGYYFFRSYVPEIGTEIWRSDKNGNTSLAFEAIEGPNQASTIEAFTDGNFLYYVITGVGQNNADVIYYLEQPSDDFKTLDLGLRYYNGRFKKLGNTWYALARDITTNKQSLVAFNGQSTAAIAVENQNVNYSVLDFTEFNGALNVFVRIASNNSIEHRRIVNDTIETLNTFTSVNLGSLHQTNSDLYYTYYDSNYDYGLNHFDGTNTNYIDSFSNITQSWGLDGDNLVFYARKGQLDKYQIWSLSGSNLQQLTNISDDYTNIRKITTSEQGLYFLLQNQEGTELQYLTNGTIETVILDAETFDNNYTAEPFVSHNGSVYVTGRYSENSNYYSAYWKVTNGVAARVLSKEGYFGNSKIFTLNGELYNFIDAGTQTQLYRLDDPSNIASLVGTFDIRNLKSLAADDLTSTVFATGYAGIDSNIFAVQETTANKLIIEGVTGSSNPKNFVSVKDKTYFSAVEGDLQAVWKSDGYSVEKVPGIEADGVSNNIISLKQLGENLLVLTRSYAESKYRIWLYDGSETRLLSENVNTVFNEEIYLSDDGTAYFLGGIGSNYGRSLIKITDNGLVELYNSENVNRLDVNDNGIFFQTGSRDYAELWRVESNTVKRISNESNSVSESYESRFYTESAYTYFSGCDSQGNFTLTSYSEESGISQVDTTELSVDGCWSVKVYELGNEIAIITPPTVESASKLWSLQSGVIELVSDGFYNIGSGSQTLNNRLYFKAAASQQEGYTIYVYADGEFVNTFLPSAYNFWLSNNDRELGKDWIILPGSGGAKIYSFDGSNVTLKNSLNSNFQSINSVMELGDYTIFQVINGYPLYHDLVALDKNGELTYLNPAQEFNFISDNNNGDYPIARGHGKWLFLQACHYTIGCEPFSMNINVAPVAKVNIASSTVYSGHVVELDGSVTEDVDGNILEYIWSVVSGPNVEINSSELGKASFIAPTVESSTTIELQLEVIDDGYDADSTTQKVKVLPNTGPDAVINAPAQANEGQVVKLDATQSSDPESDELSFYWEVVSGQNVSITNQTAASTQFSVPSINQDTSVTVKLTVQDAVGNTAQDEVEIILKNVSSGTPDNGSGEGSSGGGGSTNWLLLLMLASLIMVRFGYHRR; from the coding sequence ATGAAAAAAATACAATATGGAATCCTTGTAGCGATTCTGCCACTCGTTCTTGCGTTTAGTTACTACCTAACATTTTCTGCAACGAAACCAATTTCCATAGTAGAAGATATTAATCAATCAAGCGTTACTGCAAAATTATCAACAGCTAATGACAACATAGCATTTAAAGGGTATTACTTTTTTAGAAGTTATGTACCCGAAATAGGCACCGAAATATGGCGCTCAGATAAAAACGGAAATACATCTTTGGCTTTTGAAGCCATAGAGGGACCAAACCAGGCTTCAACTATTGAAGCATTTACTGACGGTAATTTTCTCTATTACGTCATTACCGGAGTTGGACAAAATAATGCCGATGTTATTTATTATTTGGAGCAACCAAGTGATGACTTTAAAACATTGGATCTTGGACTGAGATATTACAACGGCAGGTTTAAGAAATTGGGTAATACCTGGTATGCACTTGCTAGGGATATAACAACAAACAAGCAAAGTCTAGTAGCATTTAATGGACAGTCAACAGCTGCGATTGCTGTAGAAAATCAAAACGTAAATTATTCAGTGTTAGATTTCACAGAGTTCAATGGAGCTTTGAATGTATTTGTTCGTATTGCTAGTAATAATTCCATTGAGCACAGACGAATCGTTAATGACACTATTGAAACACTAAATACATTTACCAGTGTGAACCTAGGAAGTCTCCATCAAACCAATAGTGATTTATACTACACCTATTACGATTCTAATTACGATTATGGCCTTAATCATTTTGATGGAACTAACACGAACTACATTGATAGTTTCTCAAACATAACTCAGTCTTGGGGGTTAGATGGAGATAACTTGGTTTTTTATGCCAGAAAGGGCCAGTTAGATAAATATCAAATTTGGAGCTTGAGTGGAAGCAATCTCCAGCAGCTCACTAATATATCTGATGATTATACAAACATAAGAAAAATTACAACTAGTGAGCAAGGGTTATATTTTCTTTTGCAAAATCAAGAAGGTACTGAATTACAGTACCTTACAAACGGTACAATAGAAACAGTTATATTAGATGCTGAAACATTTGATAACAACTATACAGCTGAGCCGTTTGTATCTCACAATGGCAGTGTGTATGTAACGGGACGTTATAGTGAAAACTCGAACTACTATAGCGCTTATTGGAAGGTAACTAACGGAGTTGCTGCACGTGTACTTTCTAAAGAGGGTTACTTTGGAAATTCAAAAATATTTACCCTTAATGGCGAGTTATATAATTTTATAGATGCTGGAACCCAAACCCAACTTTATCGCCTTGATGATCCATCAAATATCGCATCCCTAGTCGGTACATTTGATATCAGAAATTTAAAAAGCTTAGCAGCCGACGATCTTACAAGTACCGTCTTTGCTACTGGCTATGCAGGTATTGATTCTAATATTTTTGCAGTGCAGGAAACGACAGCAAATAAGTTAATAATTGAAGGCGTAACGGGCAGTAGTAACCCTAAAAACTTTGTTAGCGTAAAAGATAAAACATACTTTTCTGCAGTGGAGGGCGATCTTCAAGCAGTTTGGAAGTCTGACGGATATTCTGTGGAAAAAGTTCCAGGAATAGAAGCCGACGGGGTTTCAAACAATATTATCAGTCTGAAACAGCTTGGTGAAAACCTCTTGGTTCTAACAAGGTCTTATGCAGAGTCAAAATATCGGATTTGGCTTTACGATGGTTCTGAAACACGGCTGCTTAGCGAAAATGTAAACACTGTGTTCAATGAGGAAATATACTTATCAGATGACGGTACCGCTTATTTCTTAGGTGGTATAGGTAGTAACTACGGTCGATCGCTAATAAAAATTACTGATAATGGTTTAGTCGAACTCTATAATTCTGAAAATGTAAACAGATTAGATGTAAATGATAATGGAATTTTCTTCCAGACTGGATCTCGAGATTATGCAGAGCTTTGGAGAGTAGAAAGTAATACAGTTAAAAGAATTAGCAATGAATCAAATTCCGTTTCTGAAAGCTATGAATCCAGATTCTATACTGAAAGTGCTTATACATATTTCTCCGGATGTGACAGCCAAGGTAACTTTACCTTAACCAGCTATTCAGAAGAAAGTGGAATATCTCAAGTTGATACAACCGAGCTTTCAGTAGATGGTTGCTGGAGCGTTAAAGTTTATGAGTTAGGTAATGAGATAGCTATAATTACCCCTCCAACAGTTGAGTCAGCTAGTAAGCTTTGGAGTTTGCAGAGTGGCGTAATAGAGCTTGTATCAGACGGCTTTTACAATATAGGTAGTGGAAGTCAGACTCTAAATAACCGGCTATACTTCAAAGCGGCAGCTTCACAGCAAGAAGGCTATACTATATATGTATATGCAGATGGAGAATTTGTTAATACATTTTTACCCTCTGCCTATAATTTTTGGTTAAGTAATAATGACAGAGAGCTAGGTAAAGATTGGATTATCTTGCCTGGGTCGGGCGGGGCTAAAATATATTCATTTGATGGCTCAAACGTCACTCTCAAAAATTCGTTAAATAGTAACTTCCAGTCAATAAACTCAGTAATGGAGTTGGGCGACTATACAATATTTCAAGTTATAAATGGTTATCCACTCTACCATGATCTTGTTGCGTTAGATAAGAATGGGGAACTAACATACTTAAATCCTGCACAAGAATTCAATTTTATTAGCGATAATAATAATGGTGACTATCCTATAGCGAGAGGCCATGGTAAATGGTTATTTTTGCAGGCATGCCACTATACGATTGGTTGTGAACCTTTCTCAATGAACATCAATGTTGCTCCAGTAGCAAAAGTCAATATTGCCAGTAGTACGGTTTATAGCGGGCATGTAGTAGAACTGGATGGCTCAGTTACTGAGGATGTTGATGGCAATATACTTGAATATATTTGGTCTGTGGTTTCTGGGCCAAATGTTGAAATCAATAGCTCTGAGTTAGGGAAAGCCAGTTTTATTGCACCAACAGTTGAATCTTCGACCACTATCGAATTGCAACTTGAAGTTATCGATGATGGATACGATGCAGATTCGACAACACAAAAGGTAAAAGTGCTTCCAAATACAGGCCCGGATGCAGTCATAAACGCGCCTGCACAAGCTAATGAGGGGCAAGTTGTAAAACTTGATGCAACACAATCATCAGATCCAGAGAGCGATGAGCTTTCTTTCTATTGGGAAGTTGTGTCAGGTCAAAATGTTTCCATTACAAATCAAACTGCTGCTTCGACACAATTCTCAGTCCCTAGTATCAATCAAGATACCAGTGTTACCGTTAAGCTAACTGTCCAAGACGCTGTAGGAAACACCGCACAAGATGAAGTTGAAATTATCCTTAAGAACGTGAGTTCTGGTACGCCAGATAATGGTTCTGGTGAGGGTAGTTCAGGTGGCGGTGGCTCAACAAACTGGCTACTGTTATTGATGCTAGCTTCTCTGATAATGGTGAGGTTTGGTTACCATCGCAGATGA
- a CDS encoding DUF6746 family protein encodes MSLRKTVSAIILAAATVSVAHATDVRHFKGEKPETMAEAIAILEKYNTQLEGRIKYELTPYTMAQIHQMSYSLENALQFIEQHLEQTQENLEKVHIASETNDPETVQQKGEEYLKGTKDLLGK; translated from the coding sequence ATGTCACTCCGAAAAACTGTTTCCGCAATTATTCTTGCAGCAGCAACAGTATCAGTTGCCCACGCAACCGACGTCAGACATTTTAAAGGTGAAAAGCCTGAAACCATGGCTGAAGCTATAGCCATTCTCGAAAAATACAATACTCAGCTAGAGGGGCGCATCAAATACGAACTCACCCCATACACCATGGCTCAAATACACCAGATGTCTTATAGCTTGGAAAATGCACTTCAGTTTATTGAGCAACACTTAGAGCAAACTCAGGAAAATCTGGAGAAAGTGCACATTGCATCAGAAACCAACGATCCTGAAACCGTGCAGCAAAAAGGAGAAGAATACCTAAAAGGCACCAAGGATTTGTTAGGTAAATAA
- the coq7 gene encoding 2-polyprenyl-3-methyl-6-methoxy-1,4-benzoquinone monooxygenase yields the protein MRQYSFFDRLCLVADSALKTTRGIYDAKPRPTPAQGIDESKMSDQEKRHAASLMRINHTGEVCAQALYQGQALTAKLPNVRDKMEQAAQEEVDHLAWCSERIHELGSRESLLNPFWYASSFTIGALAGIAGDKWSLGFVAETEHQVCRHLDDHLQKLPIQDSKSRVILQQMREEELKHATVAIEHGGADLPKPIKGAMSLMSKVMTSSVYYV from the coding sequence ATGCGTCAATACAGCTTTTTTGATCGACTCTGTCTAGTAGCGGACTCAGCGCTAAAAACGACTCGGGGTATTTATGATGCCAAGCCTCGACCAACTCCAGCGCAAGGCATTGATGAATCGAAAATGTCCGATCAGGAAAAACGTCATGCTGCCAGTTTGATGCGCATCAATCATACAGGCGAAGTCTGCGCTCAGGCTCTATATCAGGGACAGGCACTTACCGCAAAATTACCGAACGTTCGTGACAAGATGGAACAGGCGGCACAGGAAGAAGTTGACCACCTGGCCTGGTGCAGCGAACGTATACATGAATTGGGCAGCCGCGAAAGCCTGCTCAATCCCTTCTGGTATGCCAGTTCCTTTACCATCGGCGCCTTGGCCGGTATTGCTGGTGATAAGTGGAGTCTGGGCTTCGTTGCAGAGACCGAGCATCAGGTCTGCCGTCACCTGGACGATCACCTGCAAAAGCTACCCATTCAGGACAGTAAGAGCCGGGTTATTCTGCAACAGATGCGCGAAGAAGAGCTGAAACACGCCACTGTTGCGATTGAGCATGGAGGTGCCGATTTACCCAAGCCCATCAAAGGCGCCATGAGCCTGATGTCCAAGGTGATGACCTCTAGTGTTTACTATGTATAA
- a CDS encoding AAA family ATPase yields MGDTLEKNDLAILIESKNPIIIIESHEESRVTELLTKVAIKLKKPLFGWHLTEGLRRVEMTDSHFAPLDNTQKPDDCLKHIKRMERPGIYVLYDFHPFLDEHHPEQVRLVKDIALQFQKYHQTLVFVSHKLKLPEEIRRFSARFELRLPSHVELERLIHAEATRWALGNQGQKVRTDKATMQRLVQNLTGLTLSDAQQIIRNLIYDDGAITDCEMDKVNRARYELLDVNGAVHYEYETAHFADVGGMQVLKNWLERRRKIFLDDRDIGLDKPKGIMLVGVQGGGKSLAAKAVAGMWGVPLLRLDFGALYSKWHGESEKNLRESLKLAEMMAPCVLWLDEIEKGISTGDNDGGTSKRVLGTMLTFMQENKLPIFIVATANDISALPPELVRKGRLDEIFFVDLPDNESRQEIIRIHLSKRKQLVEKFDLLALADACDGFSGAEIEQVIIAGLYAAHYDDKPLCDETLLKEIAATSPLSKVMAEKMQLLRNWADGRAVLAN; encoded by the coding sequence ATGGGTGATACTTTAGAAAAAAATGATCTGGCAATACTGATTGAATCGAAAAATCCCATTATCATCATTGAGTCACATGAAGAGAGCCGTGTTACTGAGCTACTGACCAAGGTTGCAATAAAACTCAAAAAGCCATTGTTCGGCTGGCATTTGACGGAAGGCTTGCGCCGCGTGGAAATGACTGACTCACATTTTGCGCCATTGGATAACACACAAAAACCCGACGATTGCCTAAAGCATATCAAACGCATGGAGCGCCCCGGAATTTACGTGCTTTATGATTTTCATCCTTTTCTTGATGAGCATCACCCAGAACAGGTAAGGTTGGTCAAAGATATTGCTTTACAGTTTCAAAAGTATCACCAGACATTAGTTTTTGTCAGTCATAAGTTGAAACTCCCTGAAGAAATTCGACGCTTTTCAGCCAGGTTTGAACTACGGCTGCCGAGCCATGTTGAACTGGAAAGGTTGATTCATGCCGAAGCCACTCGCTGGGCGCTTGGCAATCAGGGACAAAAAGTACGAACTGATAAGGCTACCATGCAGAGGCTGGTGCAAAATCTGACAGGATTAACCCTAAGTGATGCGCAACAGATCATACGTAATCTAATCTATGATGATGGAGCCATCACCGACTGTGAAATGGACAAGGTCAATCGTGCGCGATATGAATTGCTGGATGTAAACGGTGCGGTTCACTATGAATATGAAACTGCACACTTTGCCGATGTCGGTGGTATGCAGGTACTCAAGAACTGGCTCGAACGACGTCGCAAAATATTTCTTGATGACCGTGATATCGGGTTGGATAAACCGAAGGGTATTATGCTGGTTGGTGTGCAGGGCGGTGGCAAGTCACTGGCTGCCAAGGCTGTTGCCGGCATGTGGGGTGTGCCTTTGCTGCGTCTCGATTTTGGAGCGCTTTACAGCAAATGGCATGGCGAAAGTGAAAAGAATCTGCGTGAGTCACTCAAACTAGCGGAAATGATGGCGCCTTGCGTATTGTGGTTGGATGAAATCGAGAAGGGTATTTCAACTGGCGATAATGATGGTGGAACTTCAAAACGGGTTCTTGGCACCATGTTAACCTTTATGCAGGAAAATAAATTGCCCATTTTCATTGTAGCTACCGCCAATGACATTTCAGCGTTGCCACCTGAGCTGGTTCGAAAAGGGCGGCTGGATGAAATCTTTTTTGTCGACCTGCCTGACAATGAATCACGTCAGGAAATCATTCGCATACATTTAAGCAAGCGCAAACAGCTGGTAGAAAAGTTTGATTTACTAGCTCTTGCTGATGCCTGTGATGGCTTTAGTGGGGCAGAGATAGAGCAGGTCATTATTGCTGGGTTATACGCAGCCCATTATGACGATAAGCCCCTTTGTGATGAAACCTTACTCAAAGAAATAGCAGCGACCAGCCCATTATCCAAAGTGATGGCGGAGAAAATGCAGTTACTAAGAAATTGGGCTGATGGCAGAGCCGTATTAGCTAATTAA
- a CDS encoding glutathione S-transferase, translating into MKLIYSTASPYARTARIFVQELGLEDRVKEVFQHPFENPQELIAANPLCKVPCLITDKGQAIFDSQVICEYLDSEAGSQLFKDISGDWHQKTLYSLTRGLLDSAVAWQQDKMREPEQRSEFWQERFIKSIDRGLEYFAKRIDELPKEFSAIHVNLITVLEYLDFRHPEYQWQNKFESLKNWWAGYKEKPSIVATQPKA; encoded by the coding sequence ATGAAATTAATATATTCGACGGCATCACCTTACGCACGGACAGCAAGAATTTTTGTTCAGGAACTTGGTTTAGAGGACAGGGTGAAGGAAGTCTTTCAGCATCCGTTTGAGAACCCACAGGAATTGATTGCTGCTAATCCGCTTTGTAAAGTTCCTTGCCTGATCACGGATAAGGGGCAGGCAATCTTTGATAGCCAGGTAATTTGTGAGTATCTGGATTCTGAAGCAGGAAGCCAACTGTTCAAAGATATCTCTGGAGACTGGCATCAGAAGACCTTGTATTCGCTAACTAGAGGATTGCTGGACTCAGCTGTAGCCTGGCAACAGGATAAGATGAGGGAACCTGAGCAGCGTTCTGAATTCTGGCAGGAGCGATTCATAAAGAGCATAGACCGAGGACTGGAGTATTTTGCAAAACGGATAGATGAACTTCCAAAAGAGTTTTCGGCGATTCATGTCAACCTGATTACGGTATTGGAATATCTAGACTTCAGGCATCCGGAATATCAGTGGCAGAACAAGTTTGAATCGCTGAAAAATTGGTGGGCGGGTTATAAAGAAAAGCCTTCGATTGTTGCAACACAACCGAAGGCTTAG
- a CDS encoding YdbL family protein yields MKKLSYSIMTLIVSLLLSAQAFALDIGTLKDQGIVGEMSTGYVGIVVSNPSPQIRSFVQDINDKRRTIYAQEARKANITLAEVEAIAAKRNLDKTQSGHYININGAWRKK; encoded by the coding sequence ATGAAAAAGCTAAGTTATTCAATAATGACGCTAATTGTTAGTTTACTATTATCTGCGCAGGCCTTTGCGCTGGATATCGGTACGCTTAAAGACCAGGGTATTGTGGGCGAAATGTCTACTGGCTATGTTGGTATTGTAGTATCAAACCCCAGCCCTCAAATTCGCTCTTTTGTTCAGGACATTAATGACAAGCGTCGCACCATATATGCTCAGGAAGCTCGTAAAGCGAACATAACTTTAGCGGAAGTTGAAGCTATTGCCGCCAAACGTAATCTTGATAAAACCCAGTCAGGACACTACATCAACATCAACGGAGCCTGGCGTAAGAAATAA
- a CDS encoding YnbE family lipoprotein gives MKRSGLPALISVASLSILASACTVKLEAPDKPIHIIGDFTIKHEIVVKVERELDKALSEESGLF, from the coding sequence ATGAAAAGAAGCGGATTACCAGCTCTAATCTCCGTTGCCAGCCTATCTATATTGGCATCGGCCTGTACCGTGAAGCTGGAAGCACCAGACAAACCTATCCATATCATTGGTGATTTCACCATTAAACATGAAATTGTGGTCAAGGTTGAACGTGAATTGGATAAAGCCTTGAGCGAAGAATCAGGCTTATTTTAG